In Flavobacterium piscisymbiosum, the sequence TCTCAAATTAATGTTTCGAACTTACCCTCAGGTTCTTATTTTATAAAAATAAAATCAGATAACGGAGTTTCAAATAGTACATTTATTAAAAAGTAGTTACTTAAAAAACACAAAAAGGTCGTTATTCAATAATCTTAAAACATGATATTGTAACTACCTTTTTCATTGCATTTACTTTTAAAAATAAGACCCCACGTTTTTTCGAAACAAACTGATTTAAAATAATTTTCTTACTTTTATATGTATTGCAACAATTGCAAATCATTAAAAATAAACTTATGACTCTAAAAACTAAAATTTTATCGATAGCATTTTTCACTTTTTCGATTATTGGATTCGCGCAAAGTAATTGCACTACTCTAAAAGGCTGTGAAAGAAAATTATGTGAATTGAACACAAAATTAGCTGCTGCTAAAAAAGCCGGAAATCAAAACCAAATAAAAGGTGTTGAAGATGCTATAGCTCAAACTAAAAAGAACTGTACAACGAAAACCGTAAACAAAGATCTTGACAAAAAAGTAAAAGAAAAACAACAAAAAGTAAACGAAAGAACTGCCGATTTGAACGAAGCAATTAAAAACAACGAAAGCAAGGAAAAAATCGATAAGAAAAAGAAAAAACTAAGTGAAGCTAAAGCTGATTTGAATAAAGCTCTTGCTGAACAAAAGACGAAATAATTTTTCTCACGCAGATTCTGCAGATTTTAATAAAATAAATTGATCTATTAACTTTCTTTTG encodes:
- a CDS encoding DUF1090 family protein, encoding MTLKTKILSIAFFTFSIIGFAQSNCTTLKGCERKLCELNTKLAAAKKAGNQNQIKGVEDAIAQTKKNCTTKTVNKDLDKKVKEKQQKVNERTADLNEAIKNNESKEKIDKKKKKLSEAKADLNKALAEQKTK